Proteins from a single region of Flavobacterium sp. K5-23:
- a CDS encoding head GIN domain-containing protein has translation MKKIMILALAFVTQVTFAQVTKNIGDFNQVKVYDKLNVKLISSSENKVIITGEREDEVEFVNKNGELKIRMPFPKLLSGTDISIKLYYKNIESISASEGSLVSSEDVFKQTIMDLNSREGSEINLQLDVQKVNVKAVTGGKVVLSGKAINQDVVIMSGGVLESRDLHSSQTTITVSAGGNAEIYATTLVDAKVKAGGFIYVYGNPKQINKETLLGGKIIEKN, from the coding sequence ATGAAAAAGATAATGATACTAGCATTGGCTTTTGTTACTCAAGTAACATTTGCCCAAGTGACTAAAAATATAGGTGATTTTAATCAAGTTAAAGTTTATGATAAACTGAACGTAAAATTGATTTCATCATCTGAAAACAAAGTAATTATAACAGGGGAGAGGGAAGATGAAGTAGAGTTTGTTAATAAAAATGGGGAATTAAAAATTAGAATGCCTTTTCCTAAACTTTTATCCGGTACTGATATTTCTATTAAGTTATATTATAAAAACATAGAAAGTATTTCCGCTAGTGAAGGATCTCTTGTTTCCAGTGAAGATGTTTTTAAACAAACTATTATGGATTTGAATTCTAGAGAAGGTTCAGAGATTAATCTACAATTAGATGTTCAAAAAGTAAATGTAAAAGCAGTAACTGGTGGAAAAGTGGTGTTATCAGGAAAAGCGATAAACCAAGATGTAGTGATAATGTCAGGTGGAGTTTTAGAATCAAGAGATTTACATAGCTCACAAACCACAATAACTGTTTCTGCGGGAGGAAATGCTGAAATATATGCTACTACTCTTGTTGACGCAAAAGTTAAAGCAGGAGGCTTTATTTATGTTTATGGTAATCCAAAACAGATCAATAAAGAAACATTACTTGGTGGAAAAATTATTGAGAAAAATTAA
- a CDS encoding LysE family translocator has translation MINDILSGIPWGIFLSFMIGPVFFILLETSIIKGFRAAFVFDLGVVLGDIVFIAIAYLGSYRLIQSLKDKPALFIFGGILMLSYGLISFISLRKEKKVDTKAIDREIIKKDYLSLFIKGFFLNIINIGVLGFWLAVIISVGPKLEMQSSRMITFFTTVIVTYLIIDSIKIVLAKQLKTKMTPSNILKIKKIISVVLMVFGLVLITQGWFPNEKEMVKRAFEKIEKK, from the coding sequence ATGATTAACGATATTTTATCCGGAATTCCCTGGGGAATTTTCTTGAGTTTTATGATAGGTCCTGTTTTTTTTATTTTACTTGAAACTAGTATTATAAAAGGATTTAGAGCTGCATTTGTATTTGATTTAGGAGTTGTATTAGGAGACATTGTATTTATTGCTATTGCTTATTTAGGGAGTTATAGATTAATTCAAAGTTTAAAAGACAAGCCGGCTCTTTTTATTTTTGGAGGAATACTGATGTTATCTTATGGTTTAATTTCTTTTATCAGTTTACGGAAAGAGAAAAAAGTTGATACTAAAGCAATTGACCGGGAAATAATAAAGAAAGACTACTTAAGTCTTTTTATTAAAGGTTTTTTTTTAAATATTATCAACATTGGAGTTCTTGGGTTTTGGTTGGCTGTTATTATTTCTGTAGGGCCAAAACTAGAAATGCAAAGCTCCAGAATGATAACTTTCTTTACAACTGTTATTGTAACTTATCTAATTATTGATTCTATTAAAATTGTATTGGCTAAGCAGTTAAAAACTAAAATGACTCCTTCTAATATTCTTAAAATTAAAAAAATAATTAGTGTTGTTTTAATGGTTTTTGGATTGGTTTTAATTACTCAGGGTTGGTTTCCAAACGAAAAAGAAATGGTCAAAAGAGCTTTCGAAAAAATAGAAAAAAAATAA
- the istA gene encoding IS21 family transposase, with the protein MANKLLSMIKIRQILLFLERSVSQRSIEKEVKISRKTIALYLQKFAQTGVDFKELLKRSDQELEQILGLIKPVVVDDTDPRKDHFNNLSGYFNKELNRTGVTRLLLWEEYIKEYPSGFQYSRFCELLQDQEKVNNAVMHFVHTPAKLLEVDFAGDMLHYVDTSTGELIACPVYVAVLPFSGYGYVEALPDAKLPQVVKALNHTIAYFGGVPLTVKSDNMRQWVSKSCKYEPVFTDMLEQWANHNNIALLAARPYKPKDKPSVENNVKITYRRIYATLRNDTFHSLSELNKAIREKLDSHHQLNFQKKVFSRLELFESQEKIALQPLPESPYSIRHYTKAKVQKHYHVLVGEDWHFYSVPYRYIGKEVRISYDQDIVEIYSDGQRIAVHTRNYTSHGYTSTREHMPERHQAISNQRGWSPEYYLKKAEENGPYSFEFFKKVMDSKLIIDQSYTACLGLLRLMNSYGSIRMEAACKRGLRGNKISYGVIKNILENNMDLLEEEAPAEFRIPDHKNLRGPEAYN; encoded by the coding sequence ATGGCAAATAAACTACTTAGTATGATTAAGATAAGACAGATACTTTTATTCTTAGAACGTAGTGTTTCACAGCGTTCTATAGAAAAGGAAGTGAAAATTTCTAGAAAAACAATCGCACTGTATTTGCAAAAATTTGCGCAAACTGGAGTTGATTTTAAAGAATTATTAAAGCGTTCCGATCAGGAGCTTGAGCAAATACTTGGGCTTATAAAGCCTGTTGTGGTAGACGATACTGACCCTCGGAAAGATCATTTTAACAATCTGAGTGGGTATTTTAATAAGGAACTCAATCGAACCGGTGTTACGCGTCTACTGCTTTGGGAAGAATATATTAAAGAATATCCATCAGGATTTCAGTATTCCAGGTTCTGTGAACTTTTACAGGATCAGGAGAAGGTTAACAATGCGGTGATGCATTTCGTCCATACCCCTGCAAAGCTACTCGAAGTAGACTTTGCGGGTGATATGCTTCACTATGTAGATACTTCAACAGGAGAACTAATTGCGTGCCCGGTATATGTTGCAGTGCTTCCTTTTAGTGGTTATGGTTATGTAGAGGCTTTACCGGATGCAAAATTACCTCAAGTGGTTAAAGCTTTGAACCATACTATTGCGTACTTTGGAGGGGTTCCCCTGACTGTTAAATCGGACAACATGAGGCAATGGGTGTCAAAAAGTTGTAAATATGAACCTGTATTTACTGATATGCTCGAGCAATGGGCAAACCACAATAATATCGCTCTGCTGGCAGCTCGTCCCTATAAACCAAAAGATAAACCCTCTGTTGAAAATAATGTAAAGATCACCTATAGGCGCATTTATGCCACTCTGCGTAACGATACTTTTCATAGTCTTTCTGAACTTAACAAGGCCATTAGAGAGAAACTCGATAGTCATCATCAGTTGAACTTTCAGAAGAAAGTATTCAGTAGACTTGAGTTGTTTGAAAGCCAAGAGAAAATAGCACTACAACCCTTGCCAGAATCCCCATACAGTATCAGACATTACACCAAGGCAAAGGTGCAAAAGCATTACCATGTGCTTGTGGGTGAAGACTGGCACTTTTACTCTGTTCCATACCGCTACATTGGAAAAGAGGTACGCATTTCTTATGATCAAGACATCGTAGAGATCTATTCTGATGGACAAAGAATTGCTGTGCATACTAGGAATTATACCAGCCATGGCTATACCAGTACTAGGGAACATATGCCCGAAAGACACCAGGCCATAAGTAATCAACGTGGATGGAGCCCTGAATACTATCTCAAAAAAGCCGAAGAAAATGGACCGTATAGTTTTGAATTCTTCAAAAAAGTAATGGACAGTAAACTGATAATCGACCAGTCCTATACCGCTTGTTTGGGTCTGCTGAGATTAATGAATTCGTATGGCAGTATCCGAATGGAGGCTGCATGTAAGCGGGGTTTAAGAGGTAACAAAATCAGCTATGGTGTCATTAAAAATATCCTGGAAAACAATATGGATTTACTCGAAGAAGAGGCTCCTGCTGAATTCCGTATCCCTGACCACAAAAACCTCAGAGGCCCTGAAGCCTATAATTAA
- the istB gene encoding IS21-like element helper ATPase IstB gives MNTQNTLEQLKGLKLTGMAKRYEAALSLPVHEIEDVHSLIAMITQAEVEYREYTRTQKYLKVSKLRYHALPEDIICNAERGITREQVLRLSDGMFIEKGENVLITGATGCGKSFMACALGRSACLLGYRTQYFSMNKFMDAVTQARLDGSYLKWIRGISANKLLILDDFGLKALNNDARIALLDILEDRYGLGSTMITSQLPVDTWYNFIEEPTLADAIMDRLSASAHRIALTGKSLRTKKNH, from the coding sequence ATGAATACACAAAACACATTAGAACAGCTTAAAGGTCTTAAATTAACGGGCATGGCCAAAAGGTATGAAGCCGCACTATCACTTCCTGTACATGAAATAGAGGATGTCCATTCTTTGATTGCTATGATTACTCAGGCAGAAGTAGAATACAGAGAGTACACCAGAACACAAAAGTATCTAAAGGTTAGTAAACTGCGTTACCATGCATTACCAGAAGATATAATCTGTAATGCAGAAAGAGGCATTACACGAGAACAGGTATTAAGACTTTCTGATGGCATGTTTATAGAAAAAGGCGAAAACGTTCTGATAACTGGTGCCACTGGTTGTGGTAAATCTTTTATGGCCTGCGCCTTAGGGCGCAGTGCTTGTTTGCTTGGTTACCGTACTCAGTACTTTAGTATGAATAAGTTCATGGATGCCGTGACCCAAGCAAGGCTCGATGGTTCGTATCTGAAATGGATTAGGGGTATCTCTGCAAATAAGCTGCTGATCCTAGATGACTTTGGGTTGAAAGCCCTGAACAATGACGCAAGGATTGCATTGCTTGATATTCTCGAAGATAGATATGGTTTAGGGTCAACTATGATTACTTCACAGTTACCCGTGGACACTTGGTACAACTTCATTGAGGAGCCAACTCTGGCCGACGCTATTATGGACAGATTGTCAGCTTCGGCACACAGAATAGCACTAACAGGCAAATCTTTGAGAACTAAAAAAAATCATTAA
- the folB gene encoding dihydroneopterin aldolase: MSTIKLKNIRTYSYHGCLIEEGKIGSDYSVDLEIKTDLRKSCLSDDLNDTVDYVLLNKIVVEEMAIRANLLEHVGHRIISRIFNEIASVSRILLGVSKLNPPIGGDVEAVTIELEEYRS, encoded by the coding sequence ATGAGCACTATAAAACTAAAAAATATAAGAACCTACTCCTATCATGGATGTTTGATTGAAGAAGGAAAAATAGGTTCGGATTACTCCGTAGATTTAGAAATCAAGACTGATTTAAGGAAATCTTGCCTATCAGATGATTTGAATGATACAGTAGATTATGTGTTATTAAATAAGATTGTAGTGGAAGAAATGGCAATTCGTGCTAATTTATTAGAACATGTGGGTCATAGAATTATAAGTAGAATATTTAATGAAATAGCATCGGTATCAAGAATACTTTTGGGTGTTTCTAAATTGAATCCTCCTATTGGTGGTGATGTAGAAGCAGTTACTATAGAACTGGAAGAATACAGATCATAA
- a CDS encoding glutamine--tRNA ligase/YqeY domain fusion protein — protein MSTEEKSLHFIEQIIEENLANGFPKENLRFRFPPEPNGYLHIGHAKSICLQFGLGLRYNAPVNLRFDDTNPAKEEQEYVDAIKDDLLWLGFNWAEERYASDYFQQLYDWAVAMIKNGKAYIDSQSSEDMAIQKGTPTQPGVDGPYRNRSIEENLTLFEGMKNGDFPEGSHVLRAKIDMKSTNMLMRDPLMYRILHRHHHRTGNDWKIYPMYDYAHGESDYIEQISHSICTLEFVMHKELYNWFLDQIADVSKVRPHQYEFARLNLNYTVMSKRKLLQLVQDKIVNGWDDPRMPTISGLRRRGYTANSIRKFCEIIGVAKRENVIDVSLLEFCLREDLNKTAPRVMAVLDPVKLVITNYPSRKEEWFDAENNQEDEAAGFRKVPFSGELYIEREDFLEVAPAKFFRLSIGNEVRLKNGYIIKGESVTKDKNGVITEIQVTYDEDSRSGSGSEASQRKVAGTLHWVSIPHALEVEVRMYDRLFIDEAPDTHKEKNFLEFMNTSSLETVKGYVEPSLTTIQPGDKFQFQRLGYFNVDKDSTTSKLVFNKTVGLKDAWEEKGKKEANLLMNTQKEINKYVKEKDENNAAVLLNSIVDNIESIDNFSLLTQTVVKNVKNDNNSLLFANLILLNSDKISSKDIEKDPLLKLYGMSLKSQLASVRILAIQNILSDIQNSVDFKTQLSDLKNLEKNEKVLEILNYFYPV, from the coding sequence ATGTCAACTGAAGAAAAATCACTCCATTTTATAGAACAAATCATTGAAGAAAATTTAGCTAACGGTTTTCCTAAGGAGAATCTACGTTTTCGTTTTCCACCAGAACCTAATGGGTATTTACACATAGGTCATGCTAAATCAATTTGTTTGCAATTTGGTTTAGGATTGCGTTATAACGCCCCTGTAAATTTACGTTTTGATGATACTAATCCTGCTAAAGAAGAGCAAGAATATGTTGATGCCATCAAGGATGATTTGCTATGGTTAGGTTTTAATTGGGCCGAAGAACGCTACGCTTCTGATTACTTTCAGCAATTGTATGATTGGGCTGTTGCTATGATAAAAAACGGTAAAGCATATATAGATAGTCAGTCTTCTGAAGATATGGCTATTCAAAAAGGGACACCTACACAACCCGGAGTTGATGGTCCTTATAGAAACCGTTCAATTGAAGAGAATCTTACTTTATTCGAAGGAATGAAAAACGGTGATTTTCCGGAAGGAAGTCATGTTTTAAGAGCAAAAATTGACATGAAATCAACTAATATGTTGATGCGTGATCCATTGATGTATAGAATTTTACACCGTCATCATCATAGAACAGGAAATGATTGGAAAATCTATCCTATGTATGATTATGCGCATGGTGAAAGTGATTATATAGAACAAATATCACATTCTATTTGTACGCTAGAATTTGTAATGCATAAGGAATTATACAACTGGTTTTTAGATCAAATTGCTGATGTTTCTAAAGTAAGACCACATCAATATGAATTTGCTCGTTTGAATCTTAATTATACTGTAATGAGCAAGCGTAAATTATTACAACTTGTTCAGGATAAAATTGTTAATGGCTGGGACGATCCTAGAATGCCAACTATTTCGGGTTTACGCAGACGTGGTTATACAGCTAATTCTATTCGTAAATTTTGTGAAATTATAGGTGTTGCAAAACGTGAGAATGTGATTGATGTATCACTTTTAGAATTTTGTTTACGGGAAGATTTAAACAAAACAGCGCCTAGAGTCATGGCTGTTTTAGATCCAGTAAAATTAGTAATTACGAATTATCCTTCTAGAAAAGAAGAATGGTTTGATGCCGAAAATAATCAGGAAGATGAGGCAGCAGGTTTTAGAAAAGTACCTTTTTCAGGTGAATTATATATTGAGAGAGAAGATTTTTTAGAAGTTGCTCCAGCTAAATTTTTCCGTTTGAGTATTGGTAATGAAGTTCGTCTTAAAAATGGGTACATCATTAAAGGTGAAAGTGTTACTAAGGATAAAAATGGCGTAATTACTGAAATTCAAGTAACATATGATGAAGACAGCCGAAGCGGAAGCGGGAGTGAAGCTTCACAAAGAAAAGTTGCTGGTACCTTACACTGGGTTTCTATTCCTCATGCTTTAGAGGTGGAAGTTCGTATGTACGACCGCTTGTTTATTGATGAAGCTCCGGATACTCATAAAGAGAAAAATTTCCTTGAATTTATGAATACTTCTTCACTTGAAACCGTAAAAGGGTATGTGGAACCAAGTTTAACTACTATTCAACCTGGCGACAAATTCCAATTTCAACGTTTGGGTTATTTTAATGTTGATAAAGATTCAACTACCTCTAAATTAGTGTTTAACAAGACAGTTGGTTTAAAAGATGCTTGGGAAGAAAAAGGAAAAAAAGAAGCTAATTTATTGATGAATACCCAAAAAGAAATCAATAAATATGTAAAAGAGAAAGATGAAAACAACGCTGCTGTATTATTAAATAGCATTGTTGATAACATAGAGAGTATTGACAATTTCAGTTTATTAACTCAAACTGTTGTCAAGAATGTCAAGAATGACAATAACTCATTATTGTTTGCTAATTTGATTTTACTAAATTCTGATAAAATTTCATCTAAGGATATCGAAAAAGATCCTTTATTGAAATTATATGGAATGTCATTGAAAAGTCAGTTGGCGTCTGTTCGAATTTTAGCCATTCAAAATATTTTAAGTGATATTCAGAATAGTGTAGATTTTAAAACTCAACTCTCAGATTTAAAAAATTTAGAGAAAAATGAAAAAGTACTTGAAATTTTAAATTACTTTTATCCAGTATAG
- a CDS encoding YtxH domain-containing protein, giving the protein MSSNTGNTLLALLTGAAIGAGVGILFAPDKGSKTRVKIKDGYKVAKKDLKFKIDDVSSDLKSKMKIAKLDLEETYDDMLCNMSVKTEEVITFLEAKLADLKTQNAKLQK; this is encoded by the coding sequence ATGTCAAGTAATACAGGGAATACATTATTAGCTCTTTTAACTGGAGCGGCTATTGGAGCAGGAGTAGGAATTTTGTTTGCTCCGGATAAAGGTTCAAAAACTAGAGTAAAAATTAAAGACGGATATAAAGTAGCAAAAAAAGATTTGAAATTTAAAATTGACGACGTATCATCAGATTTGAAAAGTAAAATGAAAATAGCAAAATTAGACCTGGAAGAAACCTATGATGATATGCTTTGTAATATGAGTGTAAAAACAGAAGAGGTTATTACTTTTTTGGAAGCTAAACTAGCAGACTTAAAAACACAAAACGCAAAACTTCAAAAATAA
- a CDS encoding competence protein yields MAFEELKENAEDIQEQAKAYIETNVAFLKLWGFKMIMKSTTTILKFILILSFFLIFILFLSIAGAYALADILDSFALGFLIVAGIYLVLIILIYIFKNKIIEKPFLKKFSDIYFND; encoded by the coding sequence ATGGCTTTTGAAGAATTAAAAGAAAACGCTGAAGACATTCAAGAACAAGCAAAAGCTTATATTGAAACTAATGTTGCTTTTTTAAAATTATGGGGTTTCAAGATGATTATGAAATCCACAACAACAATATTGAAATTTATTTTAATACTTTCCTTTTTTTTAATTTTTATTTTATTTCTTTCAATTGCAGGAGCTTATGCATTAGCTGATATTTTAGACAGTTTTGCATTAGGTTTTCTTATTGTTGCTGGAATTTATTTGGTTTTAATAATTTTAATTTACATTTTTAAAAATAAAATAATTGAAAAACCGTTTTTAAAGAAATTTTCCGATATCTATTTTAATGACTAA
- a CDS encoding DUF6327 family protein, with amino-acid sequence MKNKQYTSFDQIDRELEILRIEKEINHQKLLLVVQKTKESLQLLNMVSGLVGTISAPFSNAYTGILKMGIPLIIKFLRRKKRGC; translated from the coding sequence ATGAAAAACAAACAATACACTTCTTTCGATCAGATTGACAGAGAATTGGAAATTTTAAGAATTGAAAAAGAAATCAATCATCAAAAATTACTTTTAGTCGTTCAAAAAACAAAAGAAAGTTTACAACTTCTTAATATGGTTAGTGGTTTAGTGGGTACTATTAGTGCTCCTTTTTCTAATGCTTATACAGGTATTTTAAAAATGGGTATTCCACTGATTATCAAATTTCTAAGGCGTAAAAAAAGAGGCTGTTAA
- a CDS encoding SPFH domain-containing protein — protein MDIALIIFLVFGLFIFLSSFFTVKQQTSVIVERFGKFHSVRHSGLQLKIPLIDRIAGRVNLKIQQLDVIIETKTKDNVFVKLKVSVQFMVVKETVYDAFYKLEYAHDQITSYVFDVVRAEVPKLKLDDVFERKDDIAIAVKRELNEAMTTYGYTIINTLVTDIDPDIQVKNAMNRINAADREKTVAEFEAEASRIRIVAKAKAEAESKRLQGQGIADQRREIARGLVESVDVLNRVGINSQEASALIVVTQHYDTLQAIGADTNSNLILLPNSPQAGSDMLNNMVASFSASNQVGEMMKKNKRIVTKKEDKYTDNLPEKKSEEDESEEE, from the coding sequence ATGGACATTGCTCTTATTATTTTTCTTGTATTTGGATTATTTATTTTTCTATCCTCCTTTTTCACAGTCAAACAACAAACATCCGTTATTGTGGAACGATTTGGTAAATTTCACAGTGTAAGACATTCTGGATTACAATTAAAAATACCTTTGATAGACCGTATTGCAGGACGTGTGAATTTAAAAATCCAACAATTGGATGTTATCATCGAAACAAAAACAAAAGATAATGTTTTTGTAAAACTAAAAGTATCTGTACAATTTATGGTTGTAAAAGAAACGGTTTATGATGCTTTTTATAAATTAGAATATGCTCATGATCAAATTACTTCTTATGTGTTTGATGTAGTTAGAGCTGAAGTTCCAAAGTTGAAACTGGATGATGTATTCGAAAGAAAAGACGATATTGCAATAGCGGTAAAAAGAGAATTAAATGAAGCAATGACTACTTACGGTTATACGATCATTAATACTTTGGTTACTGATATTGATCCAGACATTCAAGTAAAAAATGCAATGAATAGAATAAATGCTGCAGACAGAGAGAAAACGGTAGCAGAATTTGAAGCCGAAGCATCTAGAATTAGAATTGTAGCTAAAGCAAAAGCCGAAGCGGAAAGTAAACGTCTTCAAGGACAAGGTATTGCAGACCAAAGAAGAGAGATTGCGAGAGGATTAGTAGAAAGTGTTGATGTATTAAATAGAGTTGGTATTAACTCACAAGAAGCCTCGGCATTGATTGTAGTTACACAACATTATGATACTTTACAAGCAATTGGTGCAGACACAAATTCGAATTTAATATTATTACCTAATTCACCACAAGCTGGAAGCGATATGCTAAATAATATGGTGGCTTCATTTAGCGCTTCTAATCAAGTAGGAGAAATGATGAAAAAAAATAAAAGAATTGTAACTAAAAAAGAGGATAAATATACTGACAATCTACCAGAAAAAAAGTCTGAAGAGGACGAATCTGAAGAGGAATAG
- a CDS encoding PorT family protein, with protein sequence MKKLFISLVFFILSSSVFAQYYYRDSNRIGITVGVNQLSLNTENFTTNPEMGWNAGLSMRGNYYNNWDMVYSLQFSENNFTVPTRKLGILAQDVNYKLASAQVSLQMSYRLIENHLTFEFGPIVQVNGKLKLDADKENNIINGTTLLAKNIVDVSNFNFYPSVGFTAGVKHFRFNVSYQYGLNNFLGNLNKNNLGVDFKGNPGILNGNIIIYL encoded by the coding sequence ATGAAAAAGTTATTTATTAGCTTAGTTTTTTTTATACTAAGTAGTTCCGTTTTTGCACAATATTACTATAGAGATTCTAATCGAATTGGAATTACAGTAGGAGTTAATCAACTTTCTTTAAACACTGAAAATTTTACCACTAATCCTGAAATGGGATGGAATGCAGGACTTTCTATGCGTGGAAATTATTATAATAATTGGGATATGGTTTATTCCCTACAGTTTAGCGAAAACAATTTTACAGTACCAACAAGAAAATTAGGTATACTGGCTCAGGACGTTAATTATAAATTAGCTTCTGCTCAGGTATCTTTACAAATGAGTTATAGGTTAATTGAAAATCATCTAACTTTTGAGTTTGGTCCTATAGTTCAGGTCAATGGAAAATTAAAATTGGATGCAGACAAAGAAAATAATATTATAAACGGTACAACACTGTTGGCCAAAAATATAGTTGATGTTTCTAATTTTAATTTTTATCCTAGTGTGGGTTTTACCGCTGGAGTTAAACATTTTCGATTTAATGTTTCCTACCAATACGGTCTAAATAACTTTCTTGGGAATTTAAACAAGAATAATTTAGGGGTAGATTTTAAAGGAAACCCGGGTATTTTAAATGGCAATATTATTATTTATTTATAA
- the gltX gene encoding glutamate--tRNA ligase, producing the protein MSNPVRVRFAPSPTGPLHIGGVRTALFNYLFAKKNGGTFFLRIEDTDQNRFVPGAEAYIMEALEWLGISPDETIGKNEKFGPYRQSERKHLYKEYADQLINSDWAYYAFDTAEALDAQRKADEEQGKTFIYNHTIREKMDTSLVISVEETAKRIADGEHYVIRFKTPVDETLHLKDIIRGDVKFETNLLDDKVLFKSDGMPTYHLANIVDDHLMETSHVIRGEEWLPSMPLHVLLYRAFDWKAPKFAHLPLILKPVGNGKLSKRDGDKLGFPVFPLEWNTEEGISSGYREKGFFPEAVVNFLALLGWNDGTEKELYSLDELIESFDLNRVHKAGAKFDPEKNKWFNHQYLINAKNEDLAKDFTPILESKGITIADDVVVKIVSLIKERAHFVSEFWEMSDFFFVAPTVFDEKASKNWKAETPALMQELTTVLENIENFTSMNIETIVKDWMTKNEIGMGKVMQPFRLSLVGALKGPHLFDIVEVIGKKETISRIQKAIATL; encoded by the coding sequence ATGTCGAATCCAGTTCGTGTGCGTTTTGCACCAAGTCCTACAGGACCTTTACATATTGGTGGTGTCCGTACTGCCCTATTTAATTATTTATTTGCCAAAAAAAATGGCGGTACCTTCTTTCTAAGAATTGAAGATACTGATCAAAATCGTTTTGTTCCAGGTGCTGAAGCCTATATTATGGAAGCCTTGGAATGGTTAGGGATTTCTCCAGACGAAACTATTGGTAAAAATGAAAAATTTGGTCCTTACCGTCAAAGCGAAAGAAAACATTTGTACAAGGAATATGCTGATCAATTAATCAATTCAGATTGGGCATACTATGCATTTGATACTGCAGAGGCATTAGATGCACAACGAAAAGCAGATGAAGAACAAGGAAAAACATTCATATACAACCATACCATCAGAGAAAAAATGGACACTTCTTTAGTGATTTCTGTGGAAGAAACAGCTAAAAGAATTGCTGATGGAGAACATTATGTTATCCGTTTTAAAACTCCGGTTGATGAAACACTTCATTTAAAGGATATCATTCGTGGTGATGTAAAGTTTGAAACCAACTTACTTGATGATAAAGTATTGTTTAAAAGTGATGGTATGCCAACGTATCATTTAGCAAATATCGTGGATGACCATTTAATGGAAACTTCACACGTTATTCGTGGAGAGGAATGGTTGCCTTCAATGCCATTACACGTTTTATTATACAGAGCATTTGATTGGAAAGCTCCTAAATTTGCTCATTTGCCTTTGATATTAAAACCAGTAGGAAACGGAAAATTATCAAAACGTGATGGAGATAAATTAGGATTTCCTGTATTTCCATTAGAATGGAATACCGAAGAAGGGATTTCATCAGGATACAGAGAGAAAGGATTTTTCCCAGAGGCAGTTGTTAACTTCTTGGCCTTATTAGGTTGGAATGACGGAACAGAAAAAGAATTATATTCTTTAGACGAACTAATAGAATCTTTTGACTTGAATAGAGTGCATAAAGCGGGAGCAAAATTTGATCCTGAGAAAAACAAATGGTTCAATCATCAATACTTAATTAATGCAAAAAACGAAGATTTAGCTAAAGACTTCACTCCTATTTTAGAATCAAAAGGGATTACAATTGCAGATGATGTAGTTGTAAAAATCGTTTCATTAATCAAAGAAAGAGCGCATTTTGTGTCAGAGTTTTGGGAAATGAGTGATTTCTTTTTTGTGGCTCCTACAGTTTTTGATGAGAAAGCATCTAAAAACTGGAAAGCAGAGACGCCAGCATTAATGCAGGAACTGACAACTGTTCTTGAAAACATCGAAAATTTTACATCTATGAATATCGAAACTATTGTAAAAGACTGGATGACGAAAAACGAAATTGGGATGGGTAAAGTAATGCAGCCTTTTCGATTGAGTTTAGTTGGAGCCCTTAAAGGTCCTCACCTATTTGATATCGTTGAAGTTATAGGAAAAAAAGAAACTATAAGCAGAATTCAGAAAGCAATAGCTACTCTATAA